The following are from one region of the Nostoc cf. commune SO-36 genome:
- a CDS encoding sulfonate ABC transporter substrate-binding protein — protein sequence MFSKYLPHRLMKIVSSFLQNYEISRIGTFALFFAVGLSLTLVISACSPNNTSNSAATQTTNQGVVVRIGYQKAATILNALKNRGSLAQTLTAAGASVTWAEFPAGPPMLEAMNVGSIDFGYTGESPPIFAQAAGTPLLYVAYDPWSPKAEAIIVPKNSPIKTVAELKGKRVAFAKGSNTNYLVVKAIEAAGLNYSDIQPAHLTPADARAAFEGGNVDAWAIWDPYLAAVEHDLDVRILTDATNLAPNRGYYLARQEFVNSHPDLLKTLLDEISKTDKWAADNPEEVAKFLEPELGIKAAALEIAEKRREYGVLPLTDEVITQQQNIADTFHKIKLVPKQIQVKEIVWKGNS from the coding sequence ATGTTCAGTAAGTATTTACCACATCGACTGATGAAGATTGTCAGCAGTTTTCTTCAGAATTATGAAATATCCAGAATTGGCACATTTGCCTTATTCTTTGCTGTCGGATTAAGTTTAACTCTTGTGATCTCGGCTTGTTCTCCCAACAACACAAGTAACTCCGCCGCAACGCAGACAACAAATCAAGGTGTGGTAGTTCGTATCGGCTATCAAAAAGCGGCTACTATTCTCAACGCTCTCAAGAACCGAGGCAGTTTAGCGCAAACTTTAACTGCTGCTGGTGCTTCAGTGACATGGGCGGAATTCCCCGCAGGCCCACCTATGCTAGAAGCAATGAATGTAGGTAGTATTGACTTTGGCTACACAGGAGAATCACCACCAATATTTGCCCAAGCCGCAGGTACTCCCTTGCTTTATGTTGCTTACGATCCTTGGAGTCCCAAAGCCGAAGCAATTATTGTTCCGAAAAACTCACCAATTAAAACCGTTGCTGAACTTAAGGGGAAAAGAGTAGCCTTTGCTAAAGGGTCAAACACTAACTATCTTGTTGTCAAAGCTATAGAAGCTGCCGGATTAAACTATAGTGACATCCAACCAGCACATCTCACACCAGCAGATGCCCGTGCAGCCTTTGAAGGCGGTAACGTTGATGCTTGGGCAATTTGGGACCCTTACCTAGCAGCAGTTGAACACGATCTAGATGTCAGGATATTAACAGATGCGACAAATTTAGCACCAAATCGGGGTTACTATCTTGCTCGTCAAGAGTTTGTCAATTCTCACCCAGATTTGTTGAAAACCCTTTTAGATGAAATCAGCAAAACAGATAAATGGGCAGCAGATAATCCAGAGGAAGTTGCCAAGTTTCTAGAACCAGAATTAGGTATTAAAGCAGCAGCATTGGAAATTGCTGAAAAACGCCGGGAGTATGGCGTTTTACCGCTCACAGATGAAGTCATCACTCAGCAACAAAACATTGCTGACACTTTTCATAAAATTAAGCTAGTTCCCAAGCAAATCCAAGTCAAAGAAATCGTTTGGAAAGGTAATTCGTAA